In Kordiimonas pumila, a single genomic region encodes these proteins:
- a CDS encoding indolepyruvate ferredoxin oxidoreductase family protein, with amino-acid sequence MPDNLPITLNDRFTAESGSVLLSGIQALVRLPMDQMRRDRKNNLNTGVFISGYRGSPLGGYDFQLTRNKKLLDSFNVRFQPGVNEELAATAVWGSQQVNLFDGATVDGVCGIWYGKTPGVDRSTDAFRHGNAAGSSRRGGVLVIAGDDHGCKSSSYPGQSEFAFVDMHMPVLNPSDVQEVLDYGIYGIELSRFSGCWTALITLTENMDSSATVDVGPDRVQIEYPKDFEMPAGGLNIRLPDAPLEQEERLWRYKRPAALAFCRANKINKVVFENPEASLGIVTAGKAHLDLMQALSDLGIDEGKLKDLGIRILKIGMTYPLDVEIIRKFSHGLDHLFVIEEKRSLIEVQMKEELYNYIVKDPHFPQILGKNDSNDKPLLSSYGELSPAVVAEALARIIPSEKMGEGMKTRLSQLLEGKRLAAEVSLKTQRAPFFCSGCPHNTSTKVPDGSRALAGIGCHYLVQTMDRNTQTFTQMGGEGVNWVGQAGFTDTPHVFVNLGDGTYFHSGVLAVRASVAAGVNVTYKILFNDAVAMTGGQPHDGELRPDMIVRQVMAEGVKKLVWVMDDTSKYQQAFTLPENVEIRHRDDMDAIQRELREHAGVTCILYDQTCATELRRKRKRGLLPDPNRRAFINSLVCEGCGDCSVQSNCISVEPKETSFGTKRQINQTSCNKDMSCVKGFCPSFVTVEGGKLRKSAGAEFDPEMVTASLPDPVLPSLDAPWNTLVTGIGGTGVVTVGALLSMAAHIEGKAVTTLDQTGLAQKGGAVYSHIRIASSAAHLHAVRIGDAGANALIACDLVAASSEASCLSKLQVNKTKVIINTDVMPTSAFVLGKNIPDENQKIISLLQQRALETNVTDAYKVTQKLLGGTTTANIFMLGYAYQRGCVPLQLSSLYQAIELNGVAVEANKKAFTAGRLAAYDSKQLAALMGDTKQKQEATLDDIIQERSAFLTDYQNSSYAGVYTQLIEKVRASEQALNPSSEVLAKTVAKYAFKLMAYKDEYEVARLLTHKSFFNDLNETFEGDYKLTFHMAPPIISRPDKKTGVAKKVHFKGWILPFLKLLAQFKVLRGTAFDIFSYTRERKQERKLIVEYQQLVDDLLDNLTAGNLDFACQIAAFPEQIRGYGHIKELNIAKIDGSWHDMIAQFKAGHEKEQRQDPAKSAVEAINRLSA; translated from the coding sequence ATGCCTGATAATCTCCCCATTACCTTGAATGATCGATTCACTGCGGAAAGCGGCTCTGTGCTTTTATCTGGTATTCAGGCTCTTGTGCGTTTGCCTATGGACCAGATGCGGCGTGACCGAAAAAACAATCTTAATACTGGGGTGTTCATTTCTGGTTACCGGGGGTCCCCACTTGGTGGGTATGATTTTCAGTTAACCCGTAATAAAAAGCTTTTAGATAGTTTCAATGTCAGGTTTCAGCCTGGTGTGAATGAGGAACTTGCTGCTACCGCTGTTTGGGGTTCCCAGCAGGTAAATTTGTTTGACGGGGCAACGGTTGATGGTGTTTGCGGTATTTGGTACGGCAAAACGCCGGGTGTTGATCGCTCGACAGATGCTTTCAGGCATGGCAATGCTGCGGGTTCATCGCGCCGTGGTGGTGTCCTTGTTATTGCAGGCGATGATCACGGCTGTAAATCATCGTCTTATCCGGGGCAGAGTGAGTTTGCTTTTGTTGATATGCACATGCCTGTACTGAACCCATCAGATGTTCAGGAAGTACTCGACTATGGCATATATGGCATAGAACTCTCTCGCTTTAGTGGGTGTTGGACAGCCTTGATAACCTTGACTGAGAATATGGATAGTTCAGCAACCGTGGATGTTGGGCCTGACCGTGTACAGATAGAGTATCCAAAAGATTTTGAAATGCCTGCAGGTGGTTTGAATATTCGCTTGCCAGATGCTCCGCTTGAGCAAGAAGAGCGGCTGTGGCGCTATAAAAGGCCTGCGGCTCTCGCATTTTGTAGGGCAAATAAAATTAATAAGGTTGTGTTCGAGAATCCTGAGGCAAGCCTTGGTATTGTAACGGCAGGAAAAGCACATCTTGATTTGATGCAAGCGCTTTCAGATTTGGGCATTGACGAAGGCAAGCTAAAAGATCTGGGAATTAGAATTCTCAAAATAGGTATGACATACCCACTTGATGTAGAAATTATCAGGAAATTTTCGCACGGGCTTGATCATCTGTTTGTTATTGAGGAAAAACGCAGCCTGATTGAAGTTCAAATGAAAGAAGAGCTGTATAATTATATCGTTAAAGACCCGCACTTCCCACAAATTTTGGGCAAAAATGATTCGAACGATAAACCATTGCTGTCATCATATGGGGAATTGTCGCCCGCGGTAGTCGCTGAGGCACTGGCCCGCATAATCCCTTCTGAAAAGATGGGTGAGGGTATGAAAACCCGGCTCAGCCAGTTGCTTGAAGGCAAGCGGCTAGCCGCAGAAGTTTCTTTAAAAACGCAGCGTGCACCATTCTTTTGCTCAGGGTGCCCTCATAACACATCAACCAAAGTTCCTGATGGTTCTCGTGCTTTAGCTGGTATTGGCTGTCACTACCTTGTTCAGACAATGGACAGGAACACCCAAACCTTTACCCAAATGGGCGGTGAAGGTGTGAACTGGGTGGGGCAGGCAGGCTTTACTGATACCCCTCATGTTTTTGTGAACTTGGGAGATGGGACGTATTTCCATTCGGGTGTTTTGGCTGTTCGGGCCTCTGTTGCAGCTGGTGTGAATGTAACCTATAAAATACTGTTTAATGATGCTGTTGCCATGACAGGTGGCCAACCACATGACGGCGAACTACGACCTGATATGATTGTACGCCAAGTGATGGCAGAGGGCGTGAAAAAGCTGGTGTGGGTTATGGATGATACAAGCAAGTATCAACAGGCCTTTACGCTTCCTGAAAATGTTGAAATACGTCACCGGGATGATATGGATGCAATCCAGCGGGAACTGAGGGAACATGCAGGTGTTACCTGTATTCTGTATGATCAGACCTGCGCGACAGAGCTGCGTAGAAAACGCAAACGCGGGCTGTTACCAGACCCAAATCGGCGCGCCTTTATCAACTCCCTTGTTTGTGAAGGATGCGGTGATTGTTCCGTACAGTCTAACTGTATCTCTGTAGAACCCAAAGAAACCTCTTTTGGTACAAAACGTCAAATTAACCAGACAAGCTGTAATAAAGATATGTCTTGTGTTAAGGGCTTTTGCCCATCTTTTGTAACAGTTGAGGGTGGTAAGCTGCGTAAGTCTGCCGGGGCCGAGTTTGACCCGGAAATGGTGACAGCATCACTCCCAGACCCTGTGCTTCCATCTCTTGACGCGCCTTGGAACACGCTGGTAACGGGTATTGGTGGTACTGGGGTGGTGACTGTGGGCGCCCTTCTTTCAATGGCAGCGCATATTGAAGGCAAGGCGGTTACAACGCTTGACCAAACAGGCCTTGCTCAAAAAGGCGGGGCTGTATATTCGCATATCCGAATTGCCTCTAGCGCGGCACATCTCCATGCGGTTAGAATAGGGGATGCCGGGGCCAATGCTCTTATTGCCTGTGATCTTGTTGCCGCAAGTTCTGAAGCATCGTGCCTGTCCAAACTTCAGGTGAACAAAACCAAGGTAATCATTAATACTGATGTTATGCCAACGTCAGCTTTTGTGCTGGGTAAAAATATCCCGGATGAAAACCAAAAGATTATTTCTTTGCTGCAGCAGCGAGCATTGGAAACCAATGTAACGGATGCTTACAAAGTGACCCAAAAACTACTTGGGGGCACAACGACAGCAAATATATTTATGCTGGGGTATGCTTACCAACGAGGATGTGTACCATTACAGTTATCATCGCTTTACCAAGCGATTGAATTAAACGGTGTTGCTGTAGAAGCTAATAAAAAGGCCTTCACAGCAGGCAGGCTTGCGGCATATGACAGCAAGCAATTAGCTGCATTAATGGGTGATACTAAGCAAAAACAAGAAGCAACGCTGGATGATATTATTCAGGAAAGGTCTGCGTTCCTGACCGATTATCAAAATAGCAGTTATGCGGGTGTTTATACTCAATTAATTGAAAAGGTTAGGGCGAGCGAACAGGCGTTAAATCCAAGCTCTGAGGTTTTGGCTAAAACAGTGGCTAAATATGCTTTTAAATTAATGGCCTATAAAGACGAGTATGAAGTGGCAAGGCTTTTAACCCATAAAAGCTTCTTCAATGATTTGAACGAAACATTTGAAGGCGATTATAAGCTTACGTTCCATATGGCGCCGCCTATTATATCTAGGCCAGATAAAAAAACAGGCGTGGCTAAGAAGGTTCATTTTAAAGGCTGGATATTGCCGTTTCTAAAGTTATTGGCGCAGTTTAAGGTTTTGCGCGGCACAGCTTTTGATATTTTTTCATATACGCGGGAACGAAAGCAGGAGCGGAAGCTGATTGTTGAATATCAGCAATTAGTTGATGATTTGCTCGACAACCTGACTGCGGGGAATCTTGATTTTGCATGCCAGATTGCGGCTTTCCCTGAACAAATTCGTGGATATGGCCATATTAAAGAACTCAATATTGCAAAAATAGATGGCTCATGGCATGACATGATCGCACAATTTAAGGCAGGGCATGAAAAAGAACAGCGGCAAGACCCAGCAAAGTCAGCTGTAGAAGCGATAAATCGCTTGTCAGCTTGA
- a CDS encoding Lrp/AsnC family transcriptional regulator, which translates to MEIDKFDRTILEALQENADYSMAELGEKVGLSHTPCWRRIKRLHKEGIIKGKVTLLDPQKLGLSVTVYAYITIKSHDELSLEAFETAVQSVKNIVECNSTSGEKDYLLRIIVQSVGHYEQFLKQTLMHLPNVAAVNSTFALKQVKYTTELPL; encoded by the coding sequence ATGGAAATCGACAAGTTTGATCGTACCATATTAGAAGCTTTACAGGAGAATGCCGACTATTCCATGGCAGAGCTCGGTGAAAAGGTTGGCTTATCACACACCCCTTGCTGGCGGCGTATTAAGCGTTTGCACAAAGAAGGTATTATCAAAGGTAAAGTTACCTTACTAGACCCACAAAAGCTTGGTTTAAGCGTTACCGTATACGCCTATATCACCATAAAAAGCCATGACGAACTATCGCTAGAAGCATTTGAAACCGCGGTTCAAAGCGTGAAAAATATTGTTGAATGCAACTCAACAAGCGGTGAAAAAGATTATCTGCTCAGGATAATTGTTCAAAGTGTTGGTCACTATGAGCAATTCCTGAAACAGACATTAATGCATTTACCGAACGTTGCGGCTGTTAATTCGACATTTGCCTTGAAACAGGTCAAATATACTACTGAGCTTCCTCTTTAA
- the phbB gene encoding acetoacetyl-CoA reductase — protein sequence MATYEKPYTAIVTGGTRGIGRGICELLAQKGYNVVAGYGGNESVADQFREETGIPAYKWDVADFDACEKAVAEIKEKHGLITVLVNNAGITRDGTLKRMNRSMWDDVISTNLTSVFNMSKVLWQDMLDAHFGRIVNISSINGQGGQYGQVNYCAAKAGVIGMTKAMAQEGAKFNVTVNAVAPGYVATDMVAAVPQNVLDKIIANIPIGRLGNPLEIANAVWFLVRADSEFVNGSTISINGGQHMY from the coding sequence ATGGCAACTTATGAAAAGCCGTATACAGCAATCGTAACCGGCGGTACGCGCGGTATTGGCCGTGGTATATGCGAACTATTAGCCCAAAAGGGCTATAATGTAGTGGCTGGGTACGGCGGCAACGAAAGTGTTGCTGATCAGTTTAGAGAAGAAACCGGCATTCCAGCCTATAAGTGGGATGTTGCAGACTTTGATGCTTGCGAAAAAGCTGTGGCTGAGATCAAAGAAAAACACGGGCTTATAACAGTCCTTGTTAATAATGCCGGTATCACCCGTGATGGGACCCTGAAGCGCATGAACAGAAGCATGTGGGATGATGTTATTTCTACTAACCTGACATCGGTGTTTAATATGAGCAAGGTTTTGTGGCAGGATATGCTGGATGCTCATTTTGGTCGTATTGTGAATATTAGCTCCATTAACGGGCAGGGTGGCCAGTATGGGCAGGTTAATTACTGTGCAGCGAAGGCCGGTGTTATTGGCATGACTAAGGCTATGGCTCAAGAGGGCGCAAAATTTAATGTAACAGTTAATGCTGTTGCGCCAGGTTATGTCGCAACTGATATGGTTGCAGCCGTACCACAAAATGTACTTGATAAAATTATTGCAAACATTCCTATTGGCAGGCTCGGTAATCCGCTTGAGATTGCAAATGCAGTCTGGTTTTTAGTGCGGGCAGACAGTGAATTTGTAAATGGCTCAACCATTTCAATCAATGGTGGGCAGCATATGTACTAA
- the phaZ gene encoding polyhydroxyalkanoate depolymerase: MIAQSPITYDYFESLRQTNQWLGATTKAFWRNPAFGLTPSPIPRVLAGWGEVVERAHSRVQAKPDWGIETIVIDEREYVVSADTVVDKPFCNLIHFRVNRKETRKKPASRRVLLVAPMSGHHATLIRKTVKSLLPDCEVFVTDWKNARDVPLSKGKFDIEDYTLYLVDFMKELGSDLNVIAICQPAPLALAATAILAEEKSDAQPRTLTLIGGPIDTSVSKTDVTVFGDTYSIEQLETSVVHTVGSAFKGFGRQVYPGAIQLSAFMSMKWQMHLKSHINEALAIAQGEATDHDYHNTFYDEYLSVMDMTAEFYLSTVERVFQKHEIGKNKFVVNGKKVDIGKITRTAVKTVEGGKDDITAPGQCKAAHGILTGLPENKKAHHLEPDAGHYGIFSGTSWRVNIRPMVLAFIDANSEPVAAEKAEPVKDIPEKPKIAATPPPTKTIAVKTGEPVQKAKATTVKKKAVAKRISKPAVKKAGRAKAIKAKPVAPRRVVVKETKPEPVPAKVTVQGTATSATPALKAETTPAKASPSVSADMKKPSKKV; encoded by the coding sequence ATGATTGCTCAATCGCCAATTACGTATGACTACTTCGAAAGCTTACGCCAAACGAACCAGTGGCTTGGAGCAACGACCAAGGCATTCTGGCGTAATCCTGCCTTTGGTTTGACACCAAGTCCTATACCCAGAGTTCTCGCTGGGTGGGGTGAGGTTGTTGAGCGTGCTCATAGTCGTGTTCAGGCAAAACCTGACTGGGGCATTGAAACTATCGTGATTGATGAACGTGAATATGTTGTCAGTGCAGACACTGTTGTGGATAAGCCTTTCTGTAACCTGATTCATTTTCGGGTGAATCGTAAAGAGACACGCAAAAAGCCAGCGAGCAGACGTGTTTTATTGGTGGCCCCTATGTCTGGGCACCATGCAACACTTATCAGGAAAACAGTAAAAAGCTTATTACCAGACTGTGAAGTTTTTGTAACGGACTGGAAAAATGCGCGTGATGTTCCTTTGTCAAAGGGCAAGTTTGATATTGAAGATTATACGCTGTATCTCGTTGATTTTATGAAAGAACTTGGCTCAGATTTGAATGTGATTGCTATTTGTCAACCTGCACCGCTCGCGCTTGCCGCCACAGCTATACTGGCTGAAGAAAAGTCTGATGCACAGCCAAGAACTCTTACCCTTATTGGGGGGCCTATTGATACGAGCGTTAGTAAAACAGATGTTACCGTTTTTGGGGATACATACTCAATTGAACAATTGGAAACCTCTGTTGTTCACACTGTTGGCTCAGCCTTTAAAGGATTTGGCCGGCAGGTGTATCCGGGCGCTATTCAGCTTTCCGCTTTTATGTCGATGAAGTGGCAGATGCATTTGAAGTCTCATATCAATGAAGCTTTGGCTATTGCCCAAGGTGAAGCTACGGACCACGACTATCATAACACATTTTACGATGAATACCTGTCCGTTATGGACATGACTGCAGAGTTTTACCTCTCAACTGTTGAGCGGGTTTTCCAGAAACATGAGATCGGTAAAAACAAGTTCGTGGTGAATGGTAAAAAGGTAGATATCGGTAAAATTACACGCACGGCAGTTAAAACGGTCGAGGGTGGTAAAGACGATATTACGGCGCCAGGGCAATGTAAGGCAGCTCACGGCATCCTTACAGGCCTGCCGGAAAATAAAAAAGCACATCATCTTGAGCCAGATGCTGGACATTATGGTATTTTTAGTGGCACATCATGGCGGGTGAACATTCGCCCGATGGTGCTTGCGTTTATTGATGCAAATTCTGAACCTGTTGCCGCGGAGAAGGCTGAGCCTGTTAAAGACATACCGGAGAAACCAAAAATTGCAGCAACACCGCCGCCTACGAAGACAATTGCTGTAAAAACAGGCGAGCCGGTGCAAAAAGCTAAAGCAACGACTGTTAAGAAAAAAGCTGTTGCGAAACGAATATCGAAGCCTGCAGTGAAGAAAGCAGGGCGAGCTAAAGCAATAAAGGCAAAACCCGTTGCACCACGTAGAGTCGTAGTGAAAGAAACAAAACCTGAACCAGTACCCGCTAAGGTTACTGTACAGGGTACAGCTACCAGTGCGACTCCGGCCTTGAAAGCTGAGACTACACCGGCAAAGGCTTCTCCTTCAGTGTCTGCTGATATGAAGAAACCGTCTAAAAAGGTGTAA
- a CDS encoding PHA/PHB synthase family protein: MPEFLQDDAGNFAKLKANFEKLDELTKRLVDAIGQKEPSNLDIPTPSSEFYSKAMMAYFSEVLDNPAKLIEQQVGYWQESVNAWAEAQSRLFSKEDQGTPSTPTKDKRFKSPLWETHPYFSYVKQQYLLSSTAIEEATQNLSHLSPSEQRRIKFFTRQIVDLFAPSNFLATNPEALNKAVETGGQSLVDGLEKLVKDLEDNDGRLAVTLTDPDAFEIGKNIATTEGSVVFQNRMFQLIQYKPLTETVFKTPLLILPPWINKYYILDMKPENSMVKYLVEQGYTVFIVSWVNPDSSYRDVGIDTYLEEGLLTALNTVLSITGEEKANIVGYCVGGTLLAIALAWMAKKKINTVKSATFFTTLTDFEDPGELNVFIEEGFLTGIEKDVDEKGYMDSFYLTRTFSFLRANDLVYGPAIRSYMMGEAPPVFDLLYWNSDSPNLPARMTKEYLRGLYMNNDLAEGRFTICGEKLSLKAIRKPLYAIATESDHIAPWKASFKGLSQTRGKSRFILSQSGHIAGVVNPASADKYGHWTNNNKPEDIDRWKNEATFAPTSWWRDWTQWLEGQSGKQESARIPGSEQYHIIEPAPGSYVVKR; this comes from the coding sequence ATGCCTGAATTTCTACAAGATGATGCCGGTAATTTTGCTAAACTGAAAGCAAATTTTGAAAAACTTGATGAATTAACTAAAAGGCTGGTGGATGCAATTGGCCAAAAAGAGCCGTCTAATCTTGATATTCCCACCCCTAGTTCAGAGTTTTATTCAAAAGCAATGATGGCGTATTTTTCAGAGGTTTTAGATAACCCCGCCAAGCTTATTGAGCAACAGGTGGGCTATTGGCAAGAATCTGTAAATGCATGGGCCGAGGCGCAGTCGCGGCTATTTTCAAAAGAAGATCAAGGCACGCCGAGTACACCAACAAAAGATAAACGCTTCAAAAGCCCTCTCTGGGAAACACACCCCTATTTTAGCTATGTGAAGCAACAATATTTGCTGTCATCCACCGCGATTGAAGAGGCAACACAAAATTTAAGCCATCTATCTCCCTCTGAACAACGCCGGATCAAGTTTTTTACACGCCAGATTGTAGACTTGTTTGCCCCGTCAAACTTTCTTGCCACAAACCCTGAAGCCTTAAACAAAGCGGTTGAAACCGGCGGGCAATCCTTAGTTGATGGCCTAGAAAAACTGGTAAAAGATCTGGAAGACAATGATGGTCGCCTTGCTGTTACCCTAACCGACCCTGATGCTTTTGAGATAGGTAAAAACATTGCCACGACAGAAGGTTCTGTTGTTTTTCAAAACAGAATGTTTCAATTGATACAATATAAGCCTCTGACAGAAACCGTCTTTAAAACACCGCTTCTTATCCTGCCTCCTTGGATTAACAAATACTATATTCTCGACATGAAGCCCGAAAATAGCATGGTAAAATACCTTGTAGAGCAAGGATACACCGTTTTTATTGTATCATGGGTAAACCCTGACAGCAGCTACCGCGATGTAGGTATCGATACATATCTTGAGGAAGGTTTATTAACAGCGCTTAACACTGTCCTTTCCATAACAGGGGAAGAAAAAGCTAACATTGTAGGATACTGTGTTGGAGGCACCTTGCTTGCTATTGCTTTGGCGTGGATGGCAAAAAAGAAAATCAATACAGTCAAATCCGCCACATTCTTTACAACACTTACTGACTTCGAAGACCCTGGCGAATTAAATGTCTTTATTGAGGAAGGCTTTTTGACCGGCATTGAAAAAGATGTTGATGAAAAAGGCTATATGGATTCCTTTTATCTCACCCGTACTTTTAGTTTCCTTCGCGCTAATGATCTCGTATATGGGCCCGCCATTCGCTCTTACATGATGGGCGAAGCACCGCCCGTGTTTGATCTATTATACTGGAATAGTGATTCGCCTAATTTGCCAGCCCGCATGACCAAAGAGTACCTTCGCGGCCTTTACATGAATAATGACCTAGCAGAAGGGCGCTTTACAATTTGTGGAGAAAAGCTATCCCTAAAAGCAATCCGTAAACCTCTTTATGCTATTGCCACTGAAAGTGATCATATTGCACCGTGGAAAGCCTCCTTCAAAGGGCTTTCCCAAACACGTGGTAAATCCCGCTTTATTTTATCACAGTCCGGCCATATTGCAGGCGTCGTGAACCCAGCATCTGCCGATAAATACGGCCATTGGACCAACAATAATAAACCCGAGGATATAGATCGCTGGAAAAATGAAGCAACCTTTGCGCCCACATCATGGTGGCGTGACTGGACACAATGGCTGGAAGGCCAATCAGGCAAACAAGAATCCGCAAGGATACCAGGGTCAGAACAATACCACATTATTGAGCCCGCACCGGGCTCTTACGTAGTTAAACGTTAG
- a CDS encoding phasin, PhaP, with protein MAVKFDTPDFTKAFETFFKAVPKDASAFEGAFKSTSEFASKYSDIVIGAAQKNVDLSAAWTKATLNSFDKMAKPQDEVGAYAKVASDTYTDMMQTAPERIADYAEIAKQAQLDTIELFMAAGKKSATTATKAAAKVPAKAEAAAKTA; from the coding sequence ATGGCAGTTAAATTTGACACACCAGATTTTACAAAAGCTTTTGAAACTTTTTTCAAAGCAGTCCCAAAAGACGCGTCTGCCTTTGAAGGTGCCTTTAAAAGCACGTCAGAATTTGCTAGCAAATATAGCGATATTGTCATTGGTGCAGCACAGAAAAATGTTGATCTGAGCGCAGCTTGGACAAAAGCAACACTTAACAGCTTCGATAAAATGGCGAAGCCTCAAGACGAAGTCGGTGCTTATGCTAAAGTAGCAAGCGACACATACACAGACATGATGCAAACTGCACCAGAGCGTATTGCAGACTATGCAGAAATTGCAAAGCAAGCACAACTTGATACAATTGAATTATTCATGGCTGCTGGCAAAAAATCAGCAACTACAGCAACTAAAGCTGCAGCAAAAGTTCCTGCCAAAGCAGAGGCTGCAGCAAAAACAGCATAA
- a CDS encoding phasin, PhaP, which translates to MAVKFDTPDFTKAFETFFKAIPTDTSAFDEAFKSASTFAGKYSDIMIGAAQKNIDLSAAWTKDALAGLDKIAKPQAEAAAYEKVTTDVVGDFVQATPERIADFAEVAKKAQLDTIELFMAAGKETTETAKKAVKTATKAA; encoded by the coding sequence ATGGCCGTAAAATTTGACACACCTGATTTCACAAAAGCGTTTGAAACTTTTTTCAAAGCTATCCCAACTGACACATCTGCTTTTGATGAAGCCTTTAAAAGTGCTTCAACATTTGCTGGTAAATACAGCGATATCATGATTGGTGCCGCACAGAAGAATATTGACCTAAGTGCTGCGTGGACAAAAGATGCCCTTGCAGGTCTAGACAAAATTGCTAAGCCTCAAGCAGAAGCCGCCGCATACGAAAAAGTAACGACTGATGTTGTTGGCGATTTTGTACAAGCAACGCCTGAACGCATCGCTGATTTCGCAGAGGTTGCCAAAAAAGCGCAACTAGACACAATTGAACTGTTTATGGCAGCGGGTAAAGAAACTACGGAAACAGCTAAAAAAGCAGTTAAAACTGCTACTAAGGCCGCATAA
- the phaR gene encoding polyhydroxyalkanoate synthesis repressor PhaR — protein MSEKQDPIIIKRYSSRRLYNTATSTYVTTDDIAELVRQNIDLQIIDSKTGEDITRNILLQIISEQERDNETVLPINILKDVIRAYNTQAESMLPDFLEQSFQLYKEQQEQILSGLSKNIPPAIPGMNMTDWQNTQRHLLDTMFGGWMGKTEKKSTEDAPEKTEPSSAGETPVTEESDLDEIKKQLAALQTKIANM, from the coding sequence ATGTCAGAAAAACAAGACCCTATTATAATCAAGCGTTACTCTAGCAGACGCCTCTATAATACAGCGACAAGTACCTATGTAACAACAGATGACATTGCCGAGCTGGTTCGTCAGAATATTGATCTGCAAATAATCGACAGTAAGACAGGCGAAGACATTACCCGCAATATTCTACTACAAATTATTTCTGAACAAGAGCGCGATAACGAAACTGTTTTACCAATTAATATCCTTAAGGATGTTATCCGCGCCTATAACACACAAGCAGAAAGCATGCTGCCTGACTTTCTTGAGCAATCTTTTCAGCTTTATAAGGAACAACAGGAACAGATTCTATCTGGCCTTAGTAAAAACATCCCCCCCGCCATACCCGGCATGAACATGACAGACTGGCAGAATACCCAGCGCCATCTCCTGGATACAATGTTTGGTGGGTGGATGGGAAAAACAGAGAAAAAGTCGACCGAAGACGCTCCTGAAAAAACTGAACCTAGTTCAGCAGGCGAAACGCCAGTTACAGAAGAATCTGATCTGGATGAAATTAAAAAACAGTTAGCTGCACTTCAAACCAAAATCGCCAATATGTAG
- a CDS encoding 3-hydroxybutyrate dehydrogenase, translated as MLQGKTAVITGSTSGIGLGIAHRLAQEGVNIVLNGFGDRAAIDAVQKHIATTYDVDVVYNGADVSKVHEIEALFTDAIEKFGSVDILVNNAGIQHVAPVEEMPVEKWDAIIAINLSSSFHTIRLAVPAMKKAGWGRIVNIASAHALSASPFKSAYVAAKHGIAGLTKTVALELAEHKITCNALCPGYVLTDLVEGQIADTAKARNISKEDVVKNVMLSAQPTKEFVTIEQVSEFTAYLCSDSARSITGAMLSIDGGWSAK; from the coding sequence ATGTTGCAAGGTAAAACGGCTGTTATTACAGGTTCCACAAGTGGCATAGGGCTTGGTATTGCACACCGGCTTGCTCAGGAAGGTGTTAATATCGTCCTCAATGGTTTTGGCGATAGAGCCGCTATTGATGCAGTACAAAAGCATATTGCAACAACCTACGATGTTGATGTGGTTTATAACGGCGCTGATGTTAGCAAGGTACATGAAATTGAAGCGCTATTTACGGATGCGATTGAAAAATTTGGCTCGGTAGATATTTTGGTAAATAACGCAGGCATTCAGCATGTTGCGCCGGTTGAGGAAATGCCGGTTGAAAAGTGGGATGCTATTATTGCAATTAATCTTAGTTCGTCATTTCATACTATCCGGCTTGCTGTACCAGCCATGAAAAAAGCAGGCTGGGGGCGAATTGTAAATATTGCTTCTGCTCATGCGCTGTCGGCATCGCCCTTTAAGTCTGCGTATGTTGCAGCCAAGCATGGCATAGCAGGGTTAACTAAAACAGTAGCTCTTGAACTTGCAGAGCATAAGATCACATGCAATGCCTTGTGCCCAGGGTATGTGTTAACTGATTTGGTTGAAGGCCAGATTGCTGACACGGCTAAAGCCCGTAACATTTCAAAAGAAGACGTGGTTAAAAATGTTATGCTGTCTGCGCAACCTACAAAAGAGTTTGTGACGATAGAGCAGGTAAGCGAATTTACGGCTTATCTTTGCTCAGATTCTGCCCGGTCCATTACTGGTGCGATGCTGTCTATCGATGGTGGTTGGTCAGCAAAATAA